A genomic segment from Brevundimonas sp. SORGH_AS_0993 encodes:
- a CDS encoding asparagine synthase-related protein — protein sequence MAADCAIILVGDNPAVLDALVAPVRQRLSRAGWSRKSHDPFIQVFAPTGGRLQVARGLDGHGVVIGEIYDREGQALSLRARGALGCRRLDAAQARTVCSDHWGRYLLVRRVEGDVAVLRDPSGALDCVIWRKGGVTLISTTAAAVIDPWLPDGMALDWDAVAVLVGRPGEHRHRLALTGLQAVAGGELRVIGKGVNRAQQIWRPAEVYRDRASRPAPDLRGAVERSVQALAGDRRWIAEVSGGLDSAIVAGVLTADQRRSVAAWVNHYVDQPEGDERDYARAVAGRHGFALTEVRRDGLRLDAVRLAACAETFRPAANDIDPDYNEDIADRIEATGGWGSLTGQGGDAVFFQMPSLLIGLDEIWERRGRARLAVLHRLSRWLRRPLWPTALARDWREEVRHRAGWDHPWLDDLGGVPPAKALQMSALAFCQTFQGPAVRSRLGPCVNPLLSQPVVEAGLALSAVDLTWGGRDRAAARAAFADVLPPSILDRRSKGELGAYYGGAVAAHLGFLRDYLLGGALAEAGLIDPGLEDRLTRDALLWRGGHSQLLSLALAEAWVRRWRERLGRRIP from the coding sequence GTGGCGGCGGACTGCGCGATCATTCTCGTCGGCGACAATCCGGCCGTGCTCGACGCCTTGGTCGCGCCGGTTCGGCAGCGGCTGAGCCGGGCCGGCTGGTCGCGCAAATCGCACGACCCCTTCATCCAGGTGTTCGCTCCGACAGGCGGGCGGCTCCAGGTCGCCCGGGGGCTCGACGGGCACGGGGTGGTGATCGGCGAGATCTACGACCGCGAGGGCCAAGCGTTGTCGCTGCGGGCGCGCGGCGCCCTGGGATGCCGGCGTCTGGACGCGGCGCAGGCCCGCACGGTCTGTTCGGACCATTGGGGGCGATACCTTCTGGTCCGGCGGGTCGAGGGCGACGTCGCCGTGCTCCGTGACCCATCCGGCGCCCTGGACTGCGTCATCTGGCGCAAGGGCGGCGTGACCCTGATCTCGACAACCGCTGCGGCCGTCATCGATCCCTGGCTGCCCGATGGGATGGCGCTGGACTGGGACGCGGTCGCCGTCCTGGTGGGCCGCCCCGGCGAGCACCGGCATCGGCTGGCGCTGACCGGACTGCAGGCCGTCGCCGGCGGCGAGCTGCGGGTGATCGGAAAGGGCGTCAACCGGGCGCAGCAGATCTGGCGGCCCGCAGAGGTGTATCGGGACCGGGCCTCGCGTCCGGCGCCCGATCTCCGAGGGGCGGTGGAACGGTCGGTGCAGGCGCTGGCAGGCGACAGGCGCTGGATCGCCGAGGTCAGCGGCGGATTGGACTCCGCCATCGTGGCGGGCGTCCTGACCGCCGATCAGCGTCGAAGCGTCGCCGCCTGGGTCAACCACTACGTCGACCAGCCGGAGGGCGACGAGCGGGACTATGCCCGGGCGGTCGCGGGACGGCACGGCTTTGCGCTGACGGAAGTCCGTCGCGACGGCCTCAGGCTCGACGCCGTTCGTCTGGCGGCCTGCGCCGAGACCTTCCGGCCGGCGGCCAACGACATCGATCCCGACTACAACGAAGACATCGCCGACCGGATCGAAGCGACGGGCGGCTGGGGCTCGTTAACGGGGCAGGGCGGCGATGCGGTCTTCTTCCAGATGCCCAGCCTGCTGATCGGGCTGGACGAGATCTGGGAGCGGCGAGGTCGCGCGCGGTTGGCGGTCCTGCATCGGCTGTCGCGATGGCTGCGGCGCCCCCTGTGGCCGACGGCGCTGGCCCGGGACTGGCGCGAGGAGGTCCGCCATCGCGCCGGCTGGGACCACCCCTGGCTCGACGATCTGGGCGGCGTCCCGCCGGCCAAGGCCTTGCAGATGTCCGCCCTGGCCTTCTGCCAGACCTTCCAGGGGCCGGCGGTGCGCAGCCGCCTCGGTCCCTGCGTCAATCCGCTGCTCAGCCAGCCGGTGGTGGAGGCGGGGCTGGCCCTGTCGGCGGTCGATCTGACTTGGGGCGGACGCGACCGCGCCGCCGCGCGCGCCGCCTTCGCGGACGTCCTTCCGCCGTCGATCCTGGATCGCCGCTCCAAGGGCGAACTGGGCGCCTACTACGGCGGCGCGGTCGCCGCGCACTTGGGCTTTCTGCGCGACTATCTGCTCGGTGGCGCCCTGGCGGAGGCGGGCTTGATCGATCCCGGCCTGGAGGACCGACTCACCCGGGACGCCCTGCTGTGGCGCGGCGGGCATTCCCAACTGCTCAGTCTGGCGCTGGCGGAGGCCTGGGTGCGTCGCTGGCGGGAACGGCTGGGCCGCCGGATCCCCTGA
- a CDS encoding prolyl oligopeptidase family serine peptidase gives MRMVVLALAGLLATACPSAARSDPLTVDVILGLESFGRVAIDPSGAVAVFEERRARGDLPRHDLEAEGANRYARLYRIDLDDPDRPRPLLAMEDDAGYSVGAFSPGGRRLAVFRLRNDEWRLGIVELATGHVVWTEVAPELGLWGRSLEWLTDDALVALGTADGALPPRLAGPRAEQARLLALRAAATAGSPAAITVGEDGPPEALPARRLWRIDAVTGEAAAIVDGPFLDLEASPDGRYAALLRDGPLLPPPAADTASEVRRARGLEIVDLTTGAAIQPPEAGNISTSLLAWSPASDALLLAAIGDGPARLLTVAPDGAARDVTPVGAHPTTPIDFQGMATAEGGWLDESPIFKGRSVSREGWFVAGADAPLPGLSPDARLVAEGRSSVLFASSGRVIRLGADGESADLGAAASAVNPRGPFGLRAQSGPLKADFAVIERPDGRLCQIWADPGTEPRCVAARPGAAISWSREIGLDRSGPEAEPNTLRLQRGHSREVVWRLNPELDRIAVAAPRRVTGVGGAGGWLYSPLNPTAAPPVIVVPYQGEAYPAPPWWMRRESTSLSLAPQLMVAAGYAILIPDLLATPEPADGLAQRILAVVDAAAAEGLVDAERIGLWGWSFGGWSAVMSAAQSPRFDAVVALNGPMNFSTVIGDVGSTLRLEGGHALAATAGARWLESGQAEMRDAYWRAPDRYRRNSPFEQADRITAPTLLVVGEYDLMLGQSEQLYGALHRLNRPVALTLLIGEDHGVQSPGNIRLYYDQVRDWFDRHLRGSGGPAVPASDAPRPPPAPD, from the coding sequence ATGCGCATGGTCGTTCTCGCCCTCGCGGGCCTGCTCGCGACGGCGTGCCCGTCGGCGGCCCGGTCGGATCCGCTCACGGTGGATGTCATTCTGGGGCTGGAGAGCTTCGGACGGGTCGCGATCGATCCGTCCGGCGCGGTCGCTGTCTTCGAGGAACGGCGCGCCCGCGGCGACCTCCCGCGCCATGATCTGGAGGCCGAAGGCGCCAACCGGTACGCCCGGCTCTACCGCATCGACCTCGACGACCCCGACCGTCCGCGCCCGCTCCTGGCGATGGAAGACGACGCCGGCTATTCCGTCGGCGCCTTCTCGCCGGGCGGCCGGCGTCTGGCCGTGTTTCGGCTCCGGAACGACGAATGGCGGCTCGGGATCGTCGAGTTGGCGACCGGACATGTGGTCTGGACCGAGGTGGCGCCGGAGCTCGGCCTGTGGGGCCGGTCCCTGGAATGGCTAACCGACGACGCCCTCGTTGCCCTGGGCACGGCGGACGGGGCGCTTCCGCCAAGACTGGCCGGGCCCCGCGCCGAACAGGCGCGCCTTCTGGCGCTCCGGGCGGCGGCGACGGCCGGGTCGCCGGCCGCGATCACGGTGGGCGAAGACGGCCCGCCGGAAGCCTTGCCAGCGCGACGTCTCTGGCGGATCGACGCCGTCACCGGAGAGGCCGCGGCGATCGTCGACGGTCCCTTCCTCGACCTCGAGGCCTCTCCGGACGGACGATACGCCGCGCTGCTCCGGGACGGTCCCCTCCTGCCGCCGCCCGCCGCCGACACCGCGAGCGAGGTGCGCCGAGCCCGGGGGCTGGAGATCGTCGATCTGACCACCGGGGCCGCCATCCAGCCGCCCGAGGCCGGCAACATCTCAACGAGCCTGCTCGCCTGGTCGCCGGCCTCCGACGCGCTTCTCTTGGCGGCCATCGGCGACGGACCGGCGCGGCTCCTGACCGTCGCTCCGGACGGCGCAGCGCGGGACGTGACCCCGGTCGGGGCGCACCCGACCACGCCGATCGACTTCCAGGGCATGGCGACGGCCGAGGGGGGCTGGCTGGACGAGTCCCCGATCTTCAAGGGCCGCTCCGTATCCAGAGAGGGCTGGTTCGTCGCCGGCGCCGACGCGCCGCTCCCGGGCCTGTCTCCGGACGCCCGGCTTGTCGCCGAGGGTCGCTCCTCGGTTCTGTTCGCCAGCAGCGGTCGCGTCATCCGCCTCGGCGCAGACGGCGAGTCCGCCGATCTCGGGGCCGCCGCCTCGGCGGTGAACCCGCGCGGTCCCTTCGGATTACGGGCTCAAAGCGGTCCTCTCAAGGCGGACTTCGCGGTGATCGAACGTCCCGACGGGCGACTGTGCCAGATCTGGGCCGATCCCGGGACCGAGCCCCGGTGCGTCGCGGCGAGGCCCGGGGCCGCGATCAGCTGGAGCCGGGAGATCGGCCTCGACCGGAGCGGGCCGGAGGCCGAACCGAATACGCTTCGCCTCCAGCGCGGCCATAGCCGGGAGGTGGTTTGGCGGCTGAACCCTGAACTCGACCGGATCGCGGTCGCGGCGCCCCGACGGGTCACCGGCGTCGGCGGCGCGGGCGGTTGGCTCTATTCGCCGTTGAACCCGACAGCGGCGCCGCCCGTGATCGTGGTGCCCTATCAGGGCGAGGCCTACCCCGCCCCGCCGTGGTGGATGCGGCGGGAGTCCACCAGCCTGTCGCTGGCGCCGCAGCTGATGGTCGCGGCGGGCTACGCCATCCTCATCCCGGACCTCCTCGCGACCCCGGAACCGGCGGACGGCCTCGCCCAGCGCATCCTGGCGGTCGTCGACGCCGCGGCGGCGGAGGGGCTGGTCGATGCGGAGCGCATCGGCCTGTGGGGCTGGAGCTTCGGCGGCTGGTCCGCCGTGATGAGCGCGGCCCAGTCTCCCCGCTTCGACGCTGTGGTGGCCTTGAACGGGCCGATGAACTTCTCGACGGTCATCGGGGACGTCGGGTCGACCCTGCGGCTGGAGGGCGGGCATGCGCTCGCCGCGACGGCCGGCGCCCGCTGGCTGGAATCCGGCCAGGCCGAGATGCGCGACGCCTATTGGCGCGCACCCGACCGGTATCGGCGCAACAGTCCGTTCGAGCAGGCGGACCGCATCACCGCGCCGACGCTTCTGGTGGTGGGAGAGTACGACCTGATGCTCGGTCAATCGGAACAGCTCTACGGCGCCCTCCACCGTCTGAACCGCCCGGTAGCCCTCACCCTCCTGATCGGCGAGGACCACGGCGTTCAGAGCCCGGGGAATATCCGGCTCTACTACGATCAGGTGCGCGACTGGTTCGACCGGCATCTCAGGGGATCCGGCGGCCCAGCCGTTCCCGCCAGCGACGCACCCAGGCCTCCGCCAGCGCCAGACTGA
- a CDS encoding TonB-dependent receptor: MGHTFTSTALAALMLGVATPVIAQSTQAVRTFSIGAGPLERSLPVFAQQSGLQILYPSALVAGRQARALTGDYTPEAALAELLRGTGLTYRQSRPTVFVLVDPSARAEAEPQATQLEEVVVTGTYLRGADSPSPVTVITQDDIARQGRATVAETLAALPQNFTGAAYEGSAGTGADRTSRNSACATGVNLRGLGADATLVLVNGRRIAGTGSAGDFSDISNLPSSAIARADVLLDGASALYGADAVGGVVNIILKSRFDGTESRLRVGGTSDGGAEELLLSHSGGFNWSSGGLIAAYEFHDRGELRAADRRATANADLRPLGGSDWRFTYAAPGNLMAFDPVSGSYEPVYAIPRNQNGVGLAPGDFRLGEVNLTNQMEGLWSLPHQRRHSLFVAGRQDLPGGFSLDGDLRYTDRTYSQDSVADIGILFVTPDNPFFVPVAGELYQEIAYSFINDLGPGRDEGFSRSVGGAVGITGELAGWNLAAYLSGGRETTGLTASNRVQTTRLDEALGATPDNPGTAFNPAVDGYFNSYGDPAAHSPALLAFIGSGYLRSENVSTVGSFNLKADGVLFALPGGDLRMAVGVDYRQERFETSGENFISGATPRIAAPTAFDRDVSAAFVELRAPLVGPDNARPGLERLELSLAGRIEDHEGIGQTSNPKVGVLYNPTPDLLLRASYGTSFRAPSLRELNSAYRLGPVFLDRAGANVISIVQYGGNPDLIPETAESWTAGFVWTPAAVEGLRIEAGWFRTTFEDRIATPVAENLINALNDPTLAPFIRYVSPGSNAEDRAYVQSLLSHPGNFNPNVFPATAYGAVIDNRYVNASAVEVEGLDLSTRYRFTLGSDDISLDASITHLLTNDRAVTAASPTEDLLGAPNFPARWRGRFGAQWLRGPLTLGGALNHVSGGRDRVNGRGIDDWITVDGQVRYDLGSGWPEGLSFTLNVLNLTNEEPPFYDAPAGIGYDAANTNVLGRQISLQLVKRW, encoded by the coding sequence ATGGGTCACACGTTTACTTCAACCGCGCTCGCCGCGCTCATGCTGGGTGTCGCGACGCCGGTTATCGCGCAATCGACCCAGGCCGTCCGGACGTTCAGCATCGGCGCCGGTCCGCTGGAGCGCAGCCTGCCGGTGTTCGCCCAACAGAGCGGCCTGCAGATCCTTTATCCCAGTGCGCTCGTCGCCGGCCGGCAGGCCCGCGCCCTCACCGGCGACTACACCCCTGAGGCCGCGCTCGCGGAGCTCCTGCGCGGGACGGGCTTGACCTATCGCCAAAGTCGTCCGACGGTCTTCGTACTCGTTGATCCCTCGGCCCGCGCCGAAGCCGAACCACAGGCCACCCAGCTTGAGGAAGTCGTGGTCACGGGGACCTATCTGCGCGGGGCCGACAGTCCGTCGCCGGTCACCGTGATCACCCAGGACGACATCGCCCGGCAGGGACGCGCGACGGTCGCCGAGACGCTCGCCGCCCTGCCCCAGAACTTCACGGGCGCCGCCTATGAGGGCTCAGCCGGAACGGGCGCGGACCGCACGAGCCGCAACTCGGCCTGTGCGACCGGGGTGAACCTGCGTGGCTTGGGGGCGGATGCAACCCTCGTTCTCGTCAACGGACGGCGCATCGCGGGCACCGGCAGCGCCGGCGACTTCTCGGACATCTCCAATCTTCCCAGCAGCGCCATCGCCCGGGCGGATGTGCTGCTCGACGGCGCCTCGGCCCTCTACGGCGCGGACGCGGTCGGGGGTGTGGTCAACATCATCCTGAAATCGCGGTTTGATGGCACCGAGAGCCGGCTGCGTGTCGGCGGCACGAGCGACGGCGGGGCCGAGGAACTGCTCCTGTCCCACAGCGGCGGCTTTAACTGGTCCAGCGGCGGCCTCATCGCCGCCTACGAATTCCACGACCGGGGCGAGTTGCGCGCCGCCGACCGTCGCGCGACCGCGAATGCGGACCTGCGCCCATTGGGCGGCTCGGACTGGCGCTTCACCTACGCGGCCCCGGGCAACCTCATGGCGTTCGATCCGGTCAGCGGATCCTATGAACCGGTCTACGCCATCCCTCGCAACCAGAACGGCGTGGGCCTCGCACCTGGAGACTTTCGCCTGGGCGAGGTCAATCTGACCAACCAGATGGAAGGCCTGTGGAGCCTGCCGCACCAGCGTCGGCACAGCCTGTTCGTGGCGGGCCGCCAGGACCTTCCGGGCGGCTTCAGTCTGGACGGCGACCTTCGCTACACCGACCGGACCTACAGCCAGGACTCGGTGGCCGACATCGGCATCCTGTTCGTGACACCAGACAACCCCTTCTTCGTGCCGGTGGCGGGCGAGCTGTACCAAGAGATCGCCTATTCCTTCATCAACGACCTGGGGCCAGGCCGTGACGAAGGCTTCTCCCGCAGCGTCGGCGGCGCCGTCGGGATCACAGGTGAACTCGCCGGCTGGAACCTCGCCGCCTATCTGAGCGGCGGCCGGGAAACCACCGGTCTCACGGCTTCGAACCGGGTGCAGACGACCCGTCTCGACGAAGCCCTCGGCGCCACGCCCGACAATCCGGGCACCGCCTTCAATCCGGCGGTCGACGGCTATTTCAATTCCTATGGCGATCCCGCCGCCCACAGCCCTGCGCTGTTAGCCTTCATTGGTTCCGGCTATCTGCGGTCCGAGAATGTCAGCACGGTCGGCTCTTTCAACCTCAAGGCCGACGGCGTCCTCTTCGCCTTGCCGGGCGGCGACCTGCGCATGGCCGTGGGCGTCGACTATCGCCAAGAGCGTTTCGAAACCTCCGGGGAGAACTTCATCTCCGGCGCGACGCCTCGCATCGCCGCTCCGACGGCGTTCGATCGCGACGTCTCCGCCGCCTTCGTCGAACTGCGCGCCCCGCTCGTGGGACCCGACAACGCCAGGCCTGGCCTCGAACGGCTGGAGTTGTCGCTCGCCGGGCGCATCGAGGATCACGAGGGGATCGGCCAGACCAGCAATCCCAAGGTCGGCGTCCTCTACAACCCGACGCCCGATTTGCTCCTGCGCGCCAGCTACGGCACCTCTTTCCGCGCCCCGTCGTTGAGGGAGTTGAACAGCGCCTACCGGCTCGGCCCGGTGTTCCTGGATCGCGCCGGAGCCAATGTGATCAGCATCGTCCAGTATGGAGGCAATCCCGATCTCATCCCGGAGACTGCGGAATCCTGGACCGCGGGCTTCGTCTGGACGCCCGCCGCCGTCGAAGGGCTGCGGATCGAGGCCGGCTGGTTCCGGACGACCTTCGAAGACCGGATCGCGACCCCGGTCGCGGAGAACCTGATCAATGCCCTCAACGACCCGACCCTGGCGCCGTTCATCCGGTATGTGAGCCCCGGCTCCAACGCGGAGGACCGGGCCTATGTCCAGTCCCTGCTCAGCCACCCGGGCAACTTCAATCCGAACGTCTTCCCGGCGACCGCCTACGGCGCCGTCATCGACAATCGCTACGTCAACGCCTCGGCCGTGGAGGTGGAAGGGCTCGACCTCTCGACCCGCTATCGCTTCACCCTGGGGTCGGACGACATCTCGCTCGACGCCAGCATAACCCACCTCCTGACCAACGACCGGGCGGTCACCGCTGCGTCTCCCACCGAGGACCTGCTCGGCGCCCCGAACTTTCCGGCGCGGTGGCGGGGCCGCTTCGGCGCCCAGTGGCTTCGCGGCCCGCTCACCCTCGGCGGCGCCCTCAACCACGTCAGCGGAGGACGCGATCGGGTCAACGGACGCGGGATCGACGACTGGATCACCGTGGACGGCCAGGTCCGCTACGACCTCGGGAGCGGATGGCCCGAAGGCCTTTCGTTCACCCTCAATGTGCTCAACCTGACCAATGAGGAACCGCCCTTCTACGATGCGCCAGCGGGGATCGGTTACGACGCCGCCAACACCAATGTGCTGGGCCGGCAGATCTCCCTTCAGCTCGTCAAGCGCTGGTGA
- a CDS encoding FecR domain-containing protein, with protein MIEAEADIRRKEAADWFSKLNQRKVTTTDVKAFSEWRRDPENARAFSRLEAMWEAAGTLAQSPAMAVLADEALGRVEKARPRRRMRDAGRLIPLGVAGALALVIGVGSLTWWSLQRPDAYATAIGEQRTVRLEDGSRIVLDTDSRVTVHFTDARRLVTLSAGRAMFEVEGDAARPFLVRAGDTEVTAVGTRFDVRRSGSGARVVMVEGRVDVHKPSSTTAQWSLSPGQQVITSGPTPRVVAVNVPAETSWTVGRLTFENTPIAAAVTEVNRYTSKPIELRDQRISSIRVSGVFNAGDIDGFVAALRDLYHLEAATAADGHLILSGPA; from the coding sequence ATGATCGAGGCTGAAGCCGACATCAGGCGCAAGGAAGCCGCCGACTGGTTCAGCAAGTTGAACCAGCGCAAGGTCACGACCACCGACGTCAAGGCGTTCAGCGAGTGGCGACGAGACCCGGAGAACGCGCGCGCGTTCAGCCGTCTCGAAGCCATGTGGGAGGCGGCAGGGACGCTGGCGCAAAGCCCCGCGATGGCGGTGCTCGCCGACGAGGCCTTGGGTCGGGTCGAAAAGGCGCGCCCCCGGCGTCGAATGCGGGACGCTGGCCGTCTGATCCCGCTTGGCGTCGCGGGCGCCCTGGCCCTAGTGATCGGAGTCGGAAGCCTGACCTGGTGGTCCCTGCAGCGGCCGGACGCCTACGCCACGGCCATCGGCGAGCAACGCACCGTGCGGCTGGAAGACGGCTCCCGCATCGTCCTCGACACGGACTCGCGGGTCACCGTTCACTTCACTGACGCCCGTCGCTTGGTCACGCTCTCTGCAGGACGCGCCATGTTCGAAGTCGAGGGCGACGCCGCGCGGCCTTTCCTTGTCCGGGCAGGCGACACGGAGGTCACCGCCGTCGGCACACGCTTTGACGTTCGGCGATCCGGCTCCGGGGCGCGTGTCGTCATGGTCGAGGGGCGCGTCGACGTTCACAAGCCGTCTTCGACGACGGCCCAGTGGAGCCTGTCGCCCGGCCAGCAGGTCATTACCTCGGGTCCGACGCCCCGGGTCGTCGCGGTCAATGTCCCGGCCGAAACCAGCTGGACGGTCGGCCGGCTGACCTTCGAAAACACGCCGATCGCCGCGGCCGTGACGGAGGTGAACCGCTACACCTCCAAACCGATCGAGCTTCGCGACCAACGCATCTCGTCGATACGCGTCAGTGGCGTTTTCAACGCCGGGGACATCGACGGCTTCGTCGCCGCGCTGCGCGACCTCTATCACCTGGAAGCCGCCACAGCGGCCGACGGCCATCTGATCCTCTCGGGGCCGGCCTGA
- a CDS encoding RNA polymerase sigma factor — protein MTDTKQLGTEAQDGINRLYRRYAVWLGRRLRPHIGADAAADVVQETYLRAAPYALSDIRHPKAFLLQIALNLVRDESRREGRRRQSQALQRPAEAEAAPQFDQVLLEQVIRSMPQLYRDVFVLNRFGGMTYPEIAVSLEISVKTVEWRMSRALEYCASRLDL, from the coding sequence GTGACCGATACGAAGCAGCTAGGGACGGAGGCGCAGGACGGGATCAACCGTCTCTACCGGCGATACGCCGTCTGGCTGGGTCGCCGGTTACGCCCGCACATCGGCGCCGACGCTGCGGCGGATGTCGTCCAGGAGACCTACCTTAGGGCGGCGCCCTACGCCTTGTCGGACATCCGGCATCCAAAGGCGTTCCTGCTTCAGATCGCCCTCAACCTGGTCCGCGATGAGAGCCGACGAGAGGGTCGCCGTCGCCAGAGCCAAGCGCTCCAAAGACCTGCCGAGGCCGAGGCCGCGCCGCAGTTCGACCAAGTCCTTCTCGAACAGGTTATCCGGTCCATGCCGCAACTCTACCGCGACGTCTTCGTCTTGAACCGCTTTGGCGGTATGACTTATCCCGAGATCGCCGTGTCGCTCGAGATCAGCGTGAAAACGGTGGAATGGCGAATGTCCAGGGCGCTCGAGTACTGCGCGTCTCGGCTGGACCTGTAG
- a CDS encoding helix-turn-helix transcriptional regulator — translation MESYRHAEGRSVPLLSGREAECLLWVSRGKSSADIGQIVGLSPRTVDSYIEKACAKLGVRTRIEAVAVGVRTGIVDPEND, via the coding sequence GTGGAGTCCTATCGCCACGCGGAAGGCCGGTCTGTCCCGCTTTTGAGCGGACGAGAAGCCGAGTGTCTGCTCTGGGTAAGCCGCGGGAAGAGCTCTGCGGACATCGGTCAGATCGTTGGGCTCTCCCCACGAACCGTCGACAGCTATATTGAGAAGGCCTGCGCCAAACTGGGTGTACGGACCCGGATCGAAGCGGTCGCGGTCGGGGTGCGCACCGGCATCGTCGACCCCGAAAACGACTGA